Proteins co-encoded in one Armatimonadota bacterium genomic window:
- a CDS encoding ABC transporter ATP-binding protein — protein sequence MAYLELRGLHKRFGEVVALEQFDLALARGEFVALLGPSGCGKTTALRIVAGFTAPDAGAVVLDGQDITGVPANRRHMGMVFQAYSLFPNMTAEENVEFGLRIRKVPPAERRRRVDELFALVGLEAARRRYPHQLSGGQQQRVALARALAIEPRVLLLDEPLSALDARVRVQLREEIRRIQGRLGITTLYVTHDQEEALSISDRVAVMAAGRIEQVGTAAEIYGAPATPFVAEFVGTMNRLPGRIVDGTRGLVECAGVQVLADAARGQRDGAPVLVLMRPEALEVEPRGDVPPGRAAPATAGGGPAAQAAGTGAPAGVFEGRIASRAFLGPITRVKIALASGEELAADIPSARADAFPVGTRVTARCAPEAVRLLPLASGPLVSGRR from the coding sequence ATGGCGTACCTGGAACTGCGGGGCCTGCACAAGCGGTTCGGCGAGGTCGTCGCCCTCGAGCAGTTCGACCTGGCGCTCGCGCGCGGCGAGTTCGTGGCGCTGCTGGGCCCCAGCGGCTGCGGCAAGACCACGGCCCTGCGCATCGTGGCGGGCTTCACCGCTCCGGACGCCGGCGCCGTGGTGCTGGACGGCCAGGACATCACCGGGGTGCCGGCCAACCGCCGCCACATGGGCATGGTCTTCCAGGCCTACAGCCTCTTCCCCAACATGACCGCGGAGGAGAACGTCGAGTTCGGGCTGCGGATCCGCAAGGTGCCGCCGGCCGAGCGCCGCCGTCGCGTGGACGAGCTGTTCGCCCTCGTGGGGTTGGAGGCCGCGCGGCGGCGCTACCCCCACCAGCTCTCGGGCGGGCAGCAGCAGCGGGTCGCGCTGGCCCGCGCCCTGGCCATCGAGCCGCGGGTGCTCCTGCTGGACGAGCCGCTCTCGGCGCTGGACGCGCGGGTGCGGGTGCAGCTGCGGGAGGAGATCCGCCGCATCCAGGGCCGGCTGGGTATCACCACGCTCTACGTCACGCACGATCAGGAAGAGGCGTTGTCGATCTCCGACCGCGTGGCGGTCATGGCCGCCGGGCGGATCGAGCAGGTCGGCACCGCCGCGGAGATCTACGGCGCGCCGGCCACGCCGTTCGTGGCGGAGTTCGTGGGGACCATGAACCGGCTGCCGGGCCGCATCGTCGACGGCACCCGGGGGCTGGTGGAGTGCGCCGGCGTGCAGGTCCTGGCCGACGCGGCCCGCGGGCAGCGCGACGGCGCACCCGTGCTGGTGCTGATGCGTCCGGAAGCCCTGGAGGTGGAGCCGCGGGGCGACGTGCCTCCGGGCCGCGCGGCCCCGGCTACGGCGGGAGGCGGTCCTGCGGCGCAAGCCGCGGGCACCGGCGCGCCCGCAGGCGTCTTCGAGGGACGGATCGCCTCCAGGGCGTTCCTGGGCCCGATCACCAGGGTGAAGATCGCCCTCGCCTCCGGTGAGGAGCTTGCGGCGGACATTCCCAGCGCACGCGCCGACGCCTTCCCCGTGGGCACGCGCGTCACGGCCCGGTGCGCGCCGGAGGCCGTGCGCCTCCTCCCGCTGGCCAGCGGGCCGCTGGTGTCTGGACGCCGGTAA
- a CDS encoding 2-aminoethylphosphonate--pyruvate transaminase, which produces MQDDDLPILLTPGPLTTSRTVREAMLRDWGSRDPAFAAMTARVRRRLVALAGGAETHEAVLLQGSGTFGVEAMLGTFVPRDGKVLILVNGAYGHRMAQICRTIGRAHTVLEWDEDQPVDPAATAAALTADAGITHVAVVYSETTSGIVNPLPAVADVVAAAGRRLLVDAMSAFGALPCDAQALGYEALVASANKCLEGVPGVTFVIAARRALTAAAGRAHSVALDLADQWAFMDRTGQWRFTPPTHVLAALDRALDEHAAEGGVAGRAARYRRNCQVLVEGMRALGFRPLLPDHLQGPIIVTFHTPPDPRFDFQTFYTRLAQRGYLIYPGKLTRIDSFRIGCIGRIDERHVRGALAAIRAVLDEMGVRVPVSAAS; this is translated from the coding sequence ATGCAAGACGACGACCTGCCCATCCTGCTGACCCCCGGACCGCTGACCACCTCGCGGACGGTGCGCGAGGCGATGCTGCGCGACTGGGGATCCCGCGATCCCGCCTTTGCGGCCATGACCGCACGCGTCCGCCGCCGGCTCGTCGCGCTCGCCGGCGGCGCGGAGACCCATGAGGCGGTGCTGCTGCAGGGCTCGGGCACGTTCGGGGTCGAGGCGATGCTGGGCACGTTCGTGCCCCGCGACGGCAAGGTGCTCATCCTCGTCAACGGCGCGTACGGGCATCGCATGGCCCAGATCTGTCGGACGATCGGCCGGGCGCACACGGTGCTGGAGTGGGACGAGGACCAGCCGGTCGACCCCGCGGCAACGGCGGCCGCCCTGACCGCCGACGCGGGGATCACCCACGTGGCGGTGGTCTACTCCGAGACGACGTCGGGCATCGTCAACCCGCTCCCTGCGGTCGCGGACGTGGTCGCAGCTGCCGGCCGGCGGCTGCTGGTCGACGCCATGAGCGCCTTCGGCGCACTGCCCTGCGACGCGCAGGCGCTGGGCTACGAGGCGCTGGTGGCCTCGGCCAACAAGTGCCTGGAAGGCGTCCCGGGGGTCACCTTCGTCATCGCGGCCCGCCGCGCGCTGACCGCCGCCGCGGGCCGTGCGCACTCGGTGGCGCTCGACCTGGCCGACCAGTGGGCGTTCATGGACCGCACCGGCCAGTGGCGCTTCACCCCGCCGACCCACGTGCTGGCGGCGCTGGACCGGGCGCTGGACGAGCACGCGGCCGAAGGCGGCGTGGCCGGCCGCGCCGCCCGCTACCGGCGCAACTGCCAGGTCCTGGTGGAGGGCATGCGGGCGCTGGGCTTCCGCCCATTGCTGCCCGACCACCTCCAGGGGCCGATCATCGTCACCTTCCACACGCCGCCCGACCCGCGCTTCGACTTCCAGACGTTCTACACCCGCCTGGCGCAGCGCGGCTACCTGATCTACCCGGGCAAGCTCACCCGCATCGACTCGTTCCGCATCGGGTGCATCGGGCGCATCGACGAGCGTCACGTGCGCGGGGCGCTGGCGGCGATCCGTGCGGTGCTGGACGAGATGGGCGTGCGGGTGCCGGTGTCCGCCGCCAGCTGA